The Cinclus cinclus chromosome 28, bCinCin1.1, whole genome shotgun sequence genome window below encodes:
- the SIRT6 gene encoding NAD-dependent protein deacylase sirtuin-6 isoform X2: MAVNYAAGLSPYSDKGKCGLPEIFDPPEELERKVQELAELIRSSSNVVFHTGAGISTASGIPDFRDKLAELHGNMFVEECVKCGKQYVRDAVVGSMGLKPTGRLCSVTKARGLRACRGKLRDTILDWEDSLPDRDLTLADEACRKADLSVTLGTSLQIKPSGNLPLITKKRGGKLVIVNLQATKHDRQADLRIHGYVDEVMTKLMKHLGLEVPEWTGPVVVESSELAKAELVKAEQLQGRLKEEPLGQHNGTTVPCPGKAPRERRDGLKLECPSPDTGPTPVKKMKVEPLLT; the protein is encoded by the exons ATGGCGGTGAATTACGCGGCCGGGCTGTCTCCGTACTCGGACAAGGGCAAGTGCGGCCTCCCCGAG atttttgaCCCTCCGGAGGAGCTGGAGCGGAaggtgcaggagctggcagagctgatCCGGAGCTCCTCCAATGTGGTGTTTCACACAGGGGCAGGGATCAGCACAGCCTCAGGCATCCCTGACTTCAG GGACAAGTTGGCCGAGCTCCACGGGAACATGTTTGTGGAAGAGTGCGTGAAATGTGGGAA GCAGTACGTGCGCGACGCCGTCGTGGGCAGCATGGGGCTCAAGCCCACGGGGCGCCTCTGCAGCGTCACCAAGGCCCGGGGGCTGCGGGCCTGCAG AGGGAAGTTACGAGACACTATTCTGGACTGGGAGGATTCCCTGCCCGACCGTGACCTGACACTGGCAGATGAAGCCTGCAG gaAAGCCGATCTCTCTGTCACCCTGGGGACCTCTCTGCAGATCAAACCCAGCGGGAACCTCCCACTGATCACCAAGAAGAGAGGAGGGAAGTTGGTCATTGTCAACCTCCAAGCAACCAAACAT GACCGCCAGGCCGACCTGCGCATCCACGGCTACGTCGATGAGGTGATGACCAAGCTGATGAAgcacctggggctggaggtgccCGAGTGGACGGGGCCGGTGGTGGTGGAGAGCTCGGAGTTGGCCAAGGCTGAGCTGGTGaaggctgagcagctgcagggccGGCTGAAGGAGGAGCCCCTGGGCCAGCACAATGGCACCACGGTGCCGTGTCCCGGGAAGGCGCCGCGGGAGCGCCGGGATGGGCTCAAGCTGGAATGTCCCAGCCCGGACACGGGGCCGACGCCGGTGAAGAAGATGAAGGTGGAACCTCTCCTCACCTGA
- the SIRT6 gene encoding NAD-dependent protein deacylase sirtuin-6 isoform X1 codes for MAVNYAAGLSPYSDKGKCGLPEIFDPPEELERKVQELAELIRSSSNVVFHTGAGISTASGIPDFRGPNGVWTMEEKGLSPKFDTTFENARPSKTHMALLGLQRVGILKFLVSQNVDGLHVRSGFPRDKLAELHGNMFVEECVKCGKQYVRDAVVGSMGLKPTGRLCSVTKARGLRACRGKLRDTILDWEDSLPDRDLTLADEACRKADLSVTLGTSLQIKPSGNLPLITKKRGGKLVIVNLQATKHDRQADLRIHGYVDEVMTKLMKHLGLEVPEWTGPVVVESSELAKAELVKAEQLQGRLKEEPLGQHNGTTVPCPGKAPRERRDGLKLECPSPDTGPTPVKKMKVEPLLT; via the exons ATGGCGGTGAATTACGCGGCCGGGCTGTCTCCGTACTCGGACAAGGGCAAGTGCGGCCTCCCCGAG atttttgaCCCTCCGGAGGAGCTGGAGCGGAaggtgcaggagctggcagagctgatCCGGAGCTCCTCCAATGTGGTGTTTCACACAGGGGCAGGGATCAGCACAGCCTCAGGCATCCCTGACTTCAG GGGCCCCAATGGTGTCTGGACCATGGAAGAGAAAGGGCTCTCCCCAAAATTCGACACCACCTTTGAGAATGCCAGGCCCTCCAAGACTCACATGgcgctgctggggctgcagagagTGGGAATCCTGAAATTCCTGGTCAGCCAGAACGTGGACGGCCTGCACGTGCGGTCAGGATTCCCACG GGACAAGTTGGCCGAGCTCCACGGGAACATGTTTGTGGAAGAGTGCGTGAAATGTGGGAA GCAGTACGTGCGCGACGCCGTCGTGGGCAGCATGGGGCTCAAGCCCACGGGGCGCCTCTGCAGCGTCACCAAGGCCCGGGGGCTGCGGGCCTGCAG AGGGAAGTTACGAGACACTATTCTGGACTGGGAGGATTCCCTGCCCGACCGTGACCTGACACTGGCAGATGAAGCCTGCAG gaAAGCCGATCTCTCTGTCACCCTGGGGACCTCTCTGCAGATCAAACCCAGCGGGAACCTCCCACTGATCACCAAGAAGAGAGGAGGGAAGTTGGTCATTGTCAACCTCCAAGCAACCAAACAT GACCGCCAGGCCGACCTGCGCATCCACGGCTACGTCGATGAGGTGATGACCAAGCTGATGAAgcacctggggctggaggtgccCGAGTGGACGGGGCCGGTGGTGGTGGAGAGCTCGGAGTTGGCCAAGGCTGAGCTGGTGaaggctgagcagctgcagggccGGCTGAAGGAGGAGCCCCTGGGCCAGCACAATGGCACCACGGTGCCGTGTCCCGGGAAGGCGCCGCGGGAGCGCCGGGATGGGCTCAAGCTGGAATGTCCCAGCCCGGACACGGGGCCGACGCCGGTGAAGAAGATGAAGGTGGAACCTCTCCTCACCTGA
- the CREB3L3 gene encoding cyclic AMP-responsive element-binding protein 3-like protein 3, translated as MASHSAMASSAGSLESLDLLDLLFDHQDGILRGLELGTPPGAWPQDRRAPDSDDFLSSILGSRDSVSDSSSWSPATSDSGVSEDAPSDQHDSPPWSCDGGPQEVLNPYNDPCQAHPLPAGSGVLQPEVSIDLDIWHPGFFLEESQDLPVVPPPASCALTVKDLLLSGSSDSQPQTPGSLLRPSQGHFQELVLTEDEKKLLAKEGLTLPTQLPLTKYEERVLKKIRRKIRNKQSAQESRKKKKEYIDGLESRMSACTAQNQELQRKVLHLEKQNSSLLEQLKKLQAVVVQSSNKAAQTGTCLAVLLLSFTLIIFPSISPFSPSKAEANGDFKPVRVFSRSLHNAAASRVVHTQPQAWEEKPPELLWSEPLEETPETLHETLHETLHEAFQGTFPTHPDKGSLQNETRAASATEGLSHEDGDQAHAMPGDGTVPHPGLAPLGWSEPGHGRPTVLEPVEEL; from the exons ATGGCATCTCACTCAG CCATGGCCTCCAGTGCGGGCAGCCTCGAGAGCCTGGACCTGCTGGATCTCCTCTTCGACCACCAGGATGGGATCCTGcgtgggctggagctggggacaCCGCCGGGAGCCTGGCCCCAGGACAGG CGTGCCCCGGACAGTGACGACTTCCTGAGCTCCATCCTGGGCTCCAGGGACTCGGTGTCAGACTCGTCCAGCTGGTCCCCGGCCACCAGTGACAGCGGGGTGTCCGAGGATGCCCCCTCTGACCAGCACGACAGCCCTCCCTGGAGCTGTGATGGGGGTCCCCAAGAGGTCCTGAACCCCTACAATGACCCCTGCCAGGCCCATCCCCTCCCGGCGGGGTCTGGGGTTCTGCAGCCCGAGGTCTCCATTGACCTGG ACATTTGGCACCCTGGATTCTTCCTGGAGGAGAGCCAGGACCTGCCCGTGGTCCCCCCGCCTGCATCCTGTGCCCTCACTGTCAAGGACCTGCTGCTCTCGGGCAGCTCTGACAGT cagccacagacTCCTGGCTCCCTGCTCCGGCCAAGCCAGGGCCACTTCCAGGAGCTGGTGCTGACGGAGGATGAGAAGAAGCTGCTGGCGAAGGAGGGGCTGACTCTGCCCACGCAGCTGCCCCTCACCAAG TACGAGGAGCGGGTGCTGAAGAAGATCAGGAGGAAGATCCGGAACAAGCAGTCGGCTCAGGAGAGCCgcaagaagaagaaggaataCATTGATGGGCTGGAGAGCAG GATGTCGGCGTGCACGGCCCAgaaccaggagctgcagaggaaggtcctgcacctggagAAGCAGAACTC gtccctcctggagcagctcaaGAAGCTCCAGGCCGTGGTGGTTCAGTCAAGCAACAAGGCAGCACAGACAGGGACCTGCCTGGCG gtcctgctgctttccttcacCCTCATCATCTTCCCCTCCATCAGCCCCTTTTCCCCCAGCAAGGCCGAGGCAAACGGAGACTTCAAGCCTGTGCGAG TTTTCTCCAGGTCCCTGCACAACGCCGCTGCCTCCCGCGTGGTTCACACCCAGCCCCAGGCCTGGGAGGAGAAGCCCCCGGAGCTGCTGTGGTCAGAGCCCCTGGAGGAGACCCCCGAGACCCTGCACGAGACCCTGCACGAGACCCTGCACGAGGCTTTCCAGGGCACATTCCCCACACACCCGGACAAAGGCTCCCTCCAGAACGAAACACGAGCAGCATCGGCCACCGAGGGGCTGAGCCATGAGGACGGGGACCAGGCCCATGCTATGCCAGGGGATGGCACCGTGCCACACCCGGGGCTGGCACCCCTGGGCTGGTCCGAGCCCGGGCACGGCCGGCCCACGGTGCTGGAGCCAGTGGAGGAGCTttag
- the MAP2K2 gene encoding dual specificity mitogen-activated protein kinase kinase 2 isoform X1: MPAKRKPVLPALNIAPSAAEGPSPDGSAEANLVDLQKKLEELELDEQQKKRLEAFLTQKAKVGELKDDDFERISELGAGNGGVVTKVQHKPSGLIMARKLIHLEIKPAIRNQIIRELQVLHECNSPYIVGFYGAFYSDGEISICMEHMDGGSLDQVLKEAKRIPEEILGKVSIAVLRGLAYLREKHQIMHRDVKPSNILVNSRGEIKLCDFGVSGQLIDSMANSFVGTRSYMSPERLQGTHYSVQSDIWSMGLSLVELSIGRYPIPPPDSKELEAIFGRPVVDGAEGESPSISPRARPPGRPVSGHGMDTRPAMAIFELLDYIVNEPPPKLPSGVFTQDFQEFVNKCLIKNPAERADLKMLMSHTFIKRSEVEEVDFAGWLCRTLRLNQPSTPTRAAM, from the exons atGCCGGCCAAGAGGAAGCCGGTGCTGCCCGCCCTCAACATCGCCCCCAGCGCCGCCGAGGGGCCCAGCCCCGACGGCTCCGCAGA ggCTAACCTGGTGGACCTGCAGAagaagctggaggagctggagctggatgagCAGCAGAAGAAGCGCCTGGAAGCTTTCCTGACACAGAAAGCCAAAGTGGGGGAGCTGAAGGACGATGACTTTGAGAGGAtctcagagctgggagctggcaaTGGTGGGGTGGTCACCAAAGTGCAGCACAAGCCCTCAGGGCTCATTATGGCGCGGAAG CTGATCCATTTGGAAATCAAACCTGCCATCAGGAACCAGATCAtccgggagctgcaggtgctgcacgAGTGCAACTCCCCGTACATCGTGGGCTTCTATGGAGCCTTCTACAGTGATGGGGAGATCTCCATCTGCATGGAGCACATG GATGGGGGCTCTTTGGATCAAGTGCTGAAAGAAGCCAAAAGAATTCCTGAGGAAATCTTGGGCAAAGTCAGCATAGCA GTTCTGCGGGGCCTGGCCTATCTGCGGGAGAAGCACCAGATCATGCACAGAG ATGTGAAACCCTCCAACATCCTGGTGAATTCCCGAGGGGAGATTAAGCTCTGTGATTTTGGGGTCAGCGGGCAGCTCATTGACTCCATGGCCAATTCCTTTGTGGGAACTCGGTCCTACATGTCT CCCGAGCGCCTGCAGGGCACGCACTACTCGGTGCAGTCGGACATCTGGAGCATGGGGCTGTCCCTAGTGGAGCTGTCGATCGGAAGGTACCCAATCCCCCCGCCAGACTCCAAGGAACTGGAAGCAATTTTTGGCCGTCCTGTGGTGGACGGGGCGGAGGGAGAGTCCCCCAGCATCTCGCCGCGGGCCAGGCCCCCAGGACGCCCCGTCAGTG GCCACGGGATGGACACCAGGCCTGCCATGGCCATCTTTGAGCTGCTGGATTACATCGTTAACGAG CCACCTCCCAAGCTGCCAAGCGGAGTCTTCACGCAAGATTTCCAGGAGTTTGTAAATAAATG CTTAATTAAAAACCCAGCAGAACGAGCAGATCTGAAGATGCTGATG AGCCACACGTTCATCAAGCGTTCCGAGGTGGAGGAGGTGGATTTTGCGGGCTGGCTGTGCCGGACGCTGCGGCTGAACCAGCCCAGCACTCCCACCCGAGCTGCCatgtga
- the MAP2K2 gene encoding dual specificity mitogen-activated protein kinase kinase 2 isoform X2: MPAKRKPVLPALNIAPSAAEGPSPDGSAEANLVDLQKKLEELELDEQQKKRLEAFLTQKAKVGELKDDDFERISELGAGNGGVVTKVQHKPSGLIMARKLIHLEIKPAIRNQIIRELQVLHECNSPYIVGFYGAFYSDGEISICMEHMDGGSLDQVLKEAKRIPEEILGKVSIAVLRGLAYLREKHQIMHRDVKPSNILVNSRGEIKLCDFGVSGQLIDSMANSFVGTRSYMSPERLQGTHYSVQSDIWSMGLSLVELSIGRYPIPPPDSKELEAIFGRPVVDGAEGESPSISPRARPPGRPVSGHGMDTRPAMAIFELLDYIVNELN; encoded by the exons atGCCGGCCAAGAGGAAGCCGGTGCTGCCCGCCCTCAACATCGCCCCCAGCGCCGCCGAGGGGCCCAGCCCCGACGGCTCCGCAGA ggCTAACCTGGTGGACCTGCAGAagaagctggaggagctggagctggatgagCAGCAGAAGAAGCGCCTGGAAGCTTTCCTGACACAGAAAGCCAAAGTGGGGGAGCTGAAGGACGATGACTTTGAGAGGAtctcagagctgggagctggcaaTGGTGGGGTGGTCACCAAAGTGCAGCACAAGCCCTCAGGGCTCATTATGGCGCGGAAG CTGATCCATTTGGAAATCAAACCTGCCATCAGGAACCAGATCAtccgggagctgcaggtgctgcacgAGTGCAACTCCCCGTACATCGTGGGCTTCTATGGAGCCTTCTACAGTGATGGGGAGATCTCCATCTGCATGGAGCACATG GATGGGGGCTCTTTGGATCAAGTGCTGAAAGAAGCCAAAAGAATTCCTGAGGAAATCTTGGGCAAAGTCAGCATAGCA GTTCTGCGGGGCCTGGCCTATCTGCGGGAGAAGCACCAGATCATGCACAGAG ATGTGAAACCCTCCAACATCCTGGTGAATTCCCGAGGGGAGATTAAGCTCTGTGATTTTGGGGTCAGCGGGCAGCTCATTGACTCCATGGCCAATTCCTTTGTGGGAACTCGGTCCTACATGTCT CCCGAGCGCCTGCAGGGCACGCACTACTCGGTGCAGTCGGACATCTGGAGCATGGGGCTGTCCCTAGTGGAGCTGTCGATCGGAAGGTACCCAATCCCCCCGCCAGACTCCAAGGAACTGGAAGCAATTTTTGGCCGTCCTGTGGTGGACGGGGCGGAGGGAGAGTCCCCCAGCATCTCGCCGCGGGCCAGGCCCCCAGGACGCCCCGTCAGTG GCCACGGGATGGACACCAGGCCTGCCATGGCCATCTTTGAGCTGCTGGATTACATCGTTAACGAG CTTAATTAA
- the ANKRD24 gene encoding ankyrin repeat domain-containing protein 24, giving the protein MASSRRLLLSTMKQICLCAAASFASQDWTKNDEKLLQAVDYNDAGRVTSLLLRKGLVPTKLDSEGKSAFHLAATRGNVDCLEAMLAHGVDAMTKDSSGYTALHLASKHGHPQCVSKLLQASCPVDVADGSGRTALHLAAASGCISCSEILCDFKAPLNSKDKDGSTPLILAAKMSHPELCRYLLHRGAAVNCRDLQGRTALMLACESGSVDTVEVLVSAGARVAVVDATGHDAAHYGLATGNALIQHLLQEAAQRRSWASEEESTEQTSQTSSPSQSSVREKSSTPRKRKAPLPPLGTPSQEDRDAYEEIVRLRQERAQFLQKIRGLEQQEKQRRERAELDEASLRSMEKQIQELEERLVARDGEKEKLGKEVEALRSRLSSMENEKENTSYDIETLQDEEGEPLEFPGAEMLLSKKTLSPSAEELLATLQGQVQSLTIQNKELREKIQVLENYERDESSSPGPGDVVPASLYQALQRELEQLRAQGTARAGGAGQRGASEPIPGGTAGPCPSEEPAWAWGECKAALGELGVQTSSSSSPSGEREPSAELAEARAALKQAQTELEERERRLKELQARLEATEAAASPGASVEEMSREKEALLERCGRAEAEARALRRELEARPRDAPGAAEAEAGPAELRAALARREAELGALRERLRQHEEEAPAWPRRARAEGWVPRDEHAGATAALQEQARALRERLAQLEAAADAKAREAARLQAELAAAVPRAQHEAAEAGLRAEAAALAQRLRELERRHEKTCEEVFRVQRQALFMKSERQAAEDRLGAAQKKLEQAQDEARRLRELHGHAEDAARLVRDRDRKITELSKEVFRLKEALHALPESGGPPQSPPNTAALQARVRALEEKLEETETRHSKVVTLYRSHLLYAVQGHMDEDVQRLLCQILRMQRLQEQGR; this is encoded by the exons atGGCGTCGTCCCGCCGCCTCCTGCTCAGCACCATGAAGCAGATCTGCCTTTGTGCCGCCGCCTCCTTCGCG AGCCAGGACTGGACCAAGAATGatgagaagctgctgcaggccGTGGACTACAACGATGCTGGGCGGGTCACGTCGCTCCTGCTCCGCAAGGGCCTGGTGCCCACCAAGCTGGACTCGGAGGGCAAATCTGC GTTCCACCTGGCCGCCACACGGGGTAATGTGGACTGCCTGGAAGCAATGCTGGCCCACGGTGTGGATGCCATGACCAAGGACAGCTCGG GTTACACTGCCCTGCACTTGGCCTCTAAGCACGGCCACCCTCAGTGTGTCAGCAAACTGCTGCAG GCCTCCTGCCCCGTGGACGTGGCCGATGGCAGCGGCCGGACCGCGCTGCACCTGGCGg CTGCCAGCGGCTGCATCTCCTGCTCCGAGATCCTTTGTGACTTCAAGGCTCCCTTGAACAGCAAGGACAAG GACGGCTCCACGCCGCTGATCTTGGCTGCCAAGATGAGCCACCCGGAGCTGTGCCGGTACCTCCTGCACCGCGGGGCCGCCGTCAATTGCCGGGACCTGCAGGGCAG GACAGCGCTGATGCTGGCCTGCGAGAGCGGCAGCGTGGACACCGTGGAGGTGCTGGTCAGCGCCGGCGCCCGCGTGGCCGTGGTGGACGCCACCGGCCACGACGCCGCTCACTACGGGCTGGCCACGGGCAACGCTCTCATCCAGCACCTCCTGCAGGAGGCGGCCCAGCGCCGCTCCTGGGCCAGCG AAGAGGAGTCCACCGAGCAGACATCGCAG ACGTCTTCGCCCAGCCAGTCATCCGTCAGGGAGAAGAGCAGCACCCCGAGGAAGAGGAAggcccctctgcctcccctggGCACCCCCAGCCAG GAGGACAGGGATGCCTACGAGGAGATCGTGCGGCTGCGGCAGGAGAGGGCCCAGTTCCTGCAGAAGATccggggcttggagcagcaggagaagcagagaCGGGAG CGGGCGGAGCTGGATGAGGCCTCCCTGCGCTCCATGGAGAAGCAG atccaggagctggaggagcggCTGGTGGCACGGGACggggagaaagagaagctgGGCAAGGAGGTGGAGGCTCTGCGGAGCCGCCTGTCCTCGATGGAG aatgagaaggaaaacacGAGCTATGACATTGAGACACTGCAGGACGAAGAGGGAGAACCACTTGAGTTCCCAG gagcagagatgctgctctccAAGAAGACGCTGAGCCCCTCGGccgaggagctgctggccacGCTCCAGGGCCAGGTGCAGTCCCTGACCATTCAGAACAAGGAGCTGAGGGAGAAAATCCAG GTGCTGGAGAACTATGAGCGGGACGAGAGCAGCTCCCCTGGCCCGGGGGACGTGGTGCCCGCCAGTCTGTACCAGGCCCTGCagcgggagctggagcagctgcggGCGCAGGGCACGGCGCGGGCCGGAGGGGCCGGGCAGCGCGGGGCCTCGGAGCCCATTCCAGGGGGAACCGCGGGGCCGTGTCCTTCCGAGGAGCCCGCCTGGGCCTGGGGCGAGTGCAAGGCGGCGCTGGGCGAGCTGGGGGTGCagacatcctcctcctcctcaccctctGGCGAGCGGGAGCCGAGCGCGGAGCTGGCGGAGGCGCGGGCGGCCCTGAAGCAAGCACAGACCGAGCTGGAGGAGCGGGAGCGGcggctgaaggagctgcaggccCGGCTGGAGGCCACGGAGGCCGCGGCCTCGCCTGGAGCCTCCGTGGAGGAGATGTCGCGGGAGAAGGAAGCGCTGCTGGAGCGCTGCGGGCGCGCCGAGGCCGAGGCCCGGGCGCTGCGGCGGGAGCTGGAGGCGAGGCCGAGGGACGCGCCGGGAGCGGCGGAGGCCGAGGCAGGGCCGGCAGAGCTCCGGGCAGCGCTGGCGCGCAGGGAGGCCGAGCTGGGCGCTCTGCGGGAGCGGCTGCGGCAGCACGAGGAGGAGGCCCCGGCGTGGCCGCGGCGGGCGCGGGCCGAGGGCTGGGTGCCCCGGGACGAGCACGCCGGCGCCACGGCCGCGCTGCAGGAGCAGGCGCGGGCCCTGCGGGAGCGCCTGGCGCAGCTGGAGGCCGCGGCCGACGCCAAGGCCCGCGAGGCCGCCcggctgcaggcagagctggcgGCCGCCGTGCCGCGGGCGCAGCACGAGGCGGCCGAGGCCGGGCTGagggcggaggcggcggcgctgGCGCAGCGGCTGCGGGAGCTGGAGCGGCGGCACGAGAAGACGTGTGAGGAGGTGTTCCGCGTGCAGAGACAGGCGCTGTTCATGAAGAGCGAGCGGCAGGCGGCCGAGGACAGGCTGGGCGCCGCGCAGAAGAAGCTGGAGCAGGCCCAGGACGAGGCGCGGCGGCTGCGGGAGCTCCACGGTCACGCCGAGGACGCGGCACGGCtggtcagggacagggacaggaag aTCACGGAGCTCTCCAAGGAGGTTTTCAGGCTGAAGGAAGCCCTGCACGCTCTCCCCGAATCGGGGGGGCCCCCGCAATCCCCGCCCAACACGGCCGCGCTCCAGGCCCGGGTGCGGGCGCTGGAGGAGAAGCTGGAG gagacAGAGACGAGGCACAGCAAGGTGGTGACGCTGTACCGGAGCCACCTGCTCTATGCCGTGCAG GGCCACATGGACGAGGACGTTCAGAGACTCCTGTGCCAGATCCTGAGGATGCagcggctgcaggagcagggcagatGA